The following is a genomic window from Phaseolus vulgaris cultivar G19833 chromosome 6, P. vulgaris v2.0, whole genome shotgun sequence.
ACATCTGAGCAGTTAACGAAAATATACTGTCCACTAGAGTACTTGAATCCTTGTGGTTTAGACACGTGTAAGGCCAACACATTTCCTGGGTACACTGCCACctgaatttaagaaaaaaaagcaTTAAAATCGCAAAATTGATTGAATTAAAActtcaagggagaaggtgaattCTTTGGTATTAATATTGTACCTTCAAAATCTTGACACTTTTGTTGCCAGACCTGAAAGCACGAAGCAATCGCTCGCATGCGTATAGTATCACAGGAATTGCAATATACATCCAAGTCTGTGGAAATAAATTTgacagaattaagaaaaatatttcatatgaAGCAAACTTAAAGGGTAATAGTGCATGCATGTGTACATACCGTTTTCTTGTACCATTTCTTGGTGAGGTACAAGTAGTATCCGTGGACGATGAGAAGGCCATAGACGATGACAAAAAGATGGTGAGAGTACCAAAAGGCGTTGAAACCAGTGAGCTTTTTGAGAGGCTTGGGGAGCTTCAGCCTGTTTCGTCGGAACCAGGGTTGAGCCAAAGTGAAGGCTATGGCCATGAGCACCACAATGGTTATCCCGGTCCAACCCTCTGTCCCTTTCACGAACCACCAGTAATCATTGGGCCTGTCTTCTCCAAAAAATGGCTTCATAGGCTCATATTCCTCCTCTGTTGTATGTAACAACCTCGGGAAGTCACATGTTAAATGAGCAATTGCATGTATCCCAACCCCAACTGCAATGCCAAAAGCTATCACCTGTATCAAATCAAAACCATTATTAGCAAATAAATGTGATAATGGACCATTGTTTCTGATCAATCTTCATGTGAGACATATCAGTTAGGACACAAAGTTAATAAAACTCAATTATTCTAATGTTTTTCTCCATTCATGCATGTTATTATTACCTTGTGAAAGTTGATGTTGTCATCGAAGGGAACAGCCATGCCTAACTTGGTCTTACTTCTGAGCCAAGTGATGGTGTTTCTGCAAACGGGTAAGAGGATTAAGGCCATGTTGAACTTGAGGGTCTCAGCAGCACCTTTGGCTGATGTAACACAATAGCCCATGACTTTGAACACGGCACGGTGCTTGTATTCGATGAACTTCCAAGTGAAAAGGGCAGCACAAATTGCAAGCCAAAGAGCAATAACCCAGATTCTCTTCCAATTGTCCTCAACAAAGTAAGCCAGTGCCCGGAAGCCACGCTTTATAGGGTTGTACTCTTTGGTCGGGACCAGTTTCTGGCTCAGCATTTGACTCATCACACGACTATCCGTGGTTATGTGAGTTGATTGTGCTGGTGCTTGCAAAAGAAGCATTTCCAAGTTGTGTAGCTGCAACCAAACACAAACATGACATGTTTCAATTAAGTTTCAAATCTTgtgattataaaaaaagttgGGAAAAGCAGCTTGTGATTCATACTTCACTAATAAGCTGAAGTATTAGGCTGTTTAGTGGCATTGTCAAGCATATGCAGTGGGtgatttgaaaattttgaagggaaaatgaaataaaatttaagactTTAAGTATGTTACTATCTATTAGGATAGttgaacaacaacaaaaaaataagCCAACTCAATTTCTAGTGAACTCTTAGTTTTCAGTGATTGATAGAACACAAACCTCAATGTATCCAAGGTTGTCTGGATCCAACTCCTCCATGATAAGAGCTGCATATTCATCTGAACGTTCTTGTAGTTTTGACAGCTTATTAGCTGAAGCGCTTAAGCCGATAATCTGTAAAACCAGACACACAACAATGTTCACATTTCCACAAGTTTCTTGTAAAATCACCTCATTTAGTGACAAAATGAAAGAATCAATTATTTTTACCACAGTAAAAAACTCACCTCTTGGACTTCTTCTTGGGTGATTCTTCCGTCGGCATTTTTGTCCACcctgaaataaattaaaattatttagcGACAATTGGCTGGAAATGGGTGAAGGTCCAATCAAAATTCAATAATGTTGACATTGAAGTAATacttgttttgtttttctttttaacttgGATATGTATACTATGCGTACACATAATGTTTCTCAAATAGCTGCTGATTTCACATAGATTTTTCAATAGTCAACCCAACCATTAGTTGActccttctttttctttaaatagCAAAGCTTTGATATTGTTTTCCCCGATTTTTCCTTCTTTTAGAAATATGCATGCCAACCTTtgattaattcattttttttttcttttccttcagTATAttcaattgttatttaataGGCTGATTTCTCCTTACTTTGTACCCTACCCAGGACTATATTCCACACCTAATCATATAATACAATATGTTTAGGTTTGAACAACGAATAAACACAACTAACATCCATAAAGAATAAACGAATTTTTCTTCCTAAAAGTGTTTAAAAGTCACTATTTACAACaactcattattttatttagcCTGTAGCCGATCATATAACGATTTGACATTCTCGAAGATTTTAGTAGTAATGTAGAGTTCCATTATTCACCTCTTCGTGAAACTATAACTCCACACtaaaaaagtgtaaaaaaagTGTAGAAACACTTCTTAgattagattaaaaaatatcaatttgttAAAGAAATGCTCAAAGAAAAATTGTTTCCCATGTTTATCTTTTTGACCTATATACAACTATTTTGCAACAAAAAAGTGGATAATTAACCTGATTAATTGTGTcataaacaaatataattaatctCAACTTGTTTCCATTAATTAAATTGTTCAGTGTTACTTCAACTACGCAGCAgccttaattataaaaaaaaacgtcACTTtcaattacttaaaaaaatctCATTCATGTTGCTTCCGGGGTCATTCGTTTGAAATGATCATATTTAGAGAGTCAATAACTGCATTACGACGCATGTTTCATATGCAAATGCATGGAATGCGGCGTGTTTTTTTCTCTGTTTGATAGCGGAGCAATGTTCCACAATCTCCGAGGATGTTTTATAGTTTACAGGGTTTAGGAAATTAGATATTTGtgaatgatgaaaaaaaaaaacaacagtGAGGAAATAATAGCTTACATATCAAAGAAGGTCTGAAGCCTTGAATCAAAGCTCTGGTCGGTAATTTGTTCCCAAAATTCACGCAACTCATCTTTTGTTATGGAAGCTGATGTTATGCCTCGACGACGAGATAATGCGTCAAATAATTCCCCAGCAAACTCCTTCGATTCTTGCATACCTACACATCATTTTGTCTTTTAGTAAACCTCTATTCTTCAACACTGGACTCAAACTTTTTTACTATCCACACTACTactatattttacttttttttattcatttccaagttcaaaatttattaaaatttgctAATAACACATTTTTATATTACTTCAACTAAATAATTAAGCATGGTGTACGTAGAgggataaatttaaaaaatgcattattttataaaaacttataGATGCATGCATGTGTTTAACTTGTAAAATTGAAGAGGAAATATTATACAATATTGACCAATTCTGCCGAAGCAACTATAGTCTATAAGAGTGGCTGTGGCAGTGACATTCTTTATTCAAATCTTACCCTCCAAACTTTTTCatgatatatatttatataggaCAAAAAATGTTATGAATAAAACGATAAGAGTGGGTTGTTGTATTATATAGAGTGCAAACGCCACTTTGTGAAAGTATGATTGGTTTTGGAgaaaaataatagtaatgatTGCGAAAgtaagaaaaaagagaaagaatacGTACCAATGCACTGACCGAAGCGCGTTTTGGGCAATTTGCCCTCAACGGCCAAGTCAAGAAAGCGCTTCTCCACCTGCGACCAACCTTCGCTTCCGACGTTTTTGGTCATGAACTTGAAACCTCGGAGAGCTCGAGCGGCACCGGACTTGGTCCTATCGACCCTGTCGAACTTCTTGGACGAGGTCATGCGCTTGAGCTCCTGCGAGACCTGTCGGAGCCGCACCGACAGCGAGGAGGGCCGCTTCTCGAGGCGGGAGGCGAGGAGGGCGGTCTCGGGGTCCCCGCCCCTGATGTTTTGGACGGAAACGACATCGTCGCGTACGTCCAGTGTGATCTCCACCAACTCCTCGTCGTCCTTGAACCTGGCGCTCTTCTTGCTGGTCTTCTTGTTGGTGACCAATGGGCCGCTCATGGGCCCGCTGAAGCCCACGCGCGTGCTCCGGCTCCCGGAGCTCCCCGCCTCCGACCATGACTCTATTTGGTGCTCTTCAATCTCCATCGCCTTAAAAGCTCTTCAGTTAACCCTGCTTCTGGCCACCAAAGCAAATCAAAAATGGCTTACTTCTATTGGTACTAACGTGGAATGGGAGGGGTTGATGATGAAGTTGCGTTGTGAAAATAAAAGTGTTTGggaaatatgtatatatatatatagggaGAGGAAGTGGAGAGTGATGTAAAAAGGCAAAATAACGCGTGAAGGGAAAGAGAAGTCAAAAATGGAGGGGACTTGAACAAAAATCAAAAGTTGCATGTGGACAATTATTTTGGTGTTTGGGCGCGTTGGTTGACGAGGGTGCATAGTTGTTGAGATTCAAAGCCTCCTACTCCTCCTCGATGCTTCTCTAGACGCACTTATTTTGTCTTCTTCTTTCTTACGTAATCAACCGTCtacattttttattcttctaCTTACACTCTCCTCctcaaaattcattattttcacACACTTCTTCACTTCTGCTTTTACACTAGCAGTTACATGTTATTTCAAAATTCACAATATAAAGTTTTGTATTTTGGATATAGATTAGAAATGGTATACAGTGTATGGATATGAAACTAATCAACTACTAATTGCCTTCACACTGTGAGAAATTTGACCAAAAGTATACCGTTGCATAAACATTCCGTATTGTTTGTTTTTTGTGAGTGTGATTTTGCTACAAGAAATTTTTAAGTTAGAATGCGCTGATGATTATCTtaaagagcaaaaatgaacgATTTGCGTCGGTCTGATATAAGTTAAAAATGAATGATTTATATGTGGAAGTTAACGTCATAGAGATAGTGTAAGGCTAAGAGAGAACTCTATCTAAAGTCTTTTTGTTTGAGctggattttttaaaaaaggaaaaaagaaagatGTCCAAACAAATTTGCAAAGAAtattaagaagaagaaaaatctaacaacaaaagatattttttcctttgaatttttttgagaaaaagaaaagaatttgTAGAAAGTGGATTAACAGAAAAATAAGTTACTAAAAGCTCTTATAAAtattcttttcaattataaatgATGAAGTGAAAATGGTAGGAAAAGAGTGAAAAGGAATGTTGTTCGGATTTGGAAAGTgtggaaattgaaaaaaaaaattgtattttgattcaaaagaaaatcataaaataaaaattaatttttataaataaaaaataattagttactaaagtaactaaattaaaaatcattttaaagattaaattttttttatttttaaattaatttttattattgttaaatggttatCTAATTAGTAACCAAGGTTTttctactaattatttagattctaaatttggtagcaaaaatcttggttgctaattatacaccaatttagaaatcatttatcaatagaaactaatttataaaccaaaatttgtttagtctctaaaataatttataatttagtctctataacaactaattattttttatctctaaaaattagtttctagtgGTTTTCTTGGAGTGTCTTTTCTCTATATTtaagttaaaataattagttttatgttaattaaaaacatatttaataatttaaaagaattttgaaGTCCTCTTTATTAGTATTTGATATCAAGCTAAAAAAagtcaataaaataaattatcaaataattGAAAAAGCGTGCTAGAAATAATTATATCATTGACTTAAAGTAttcaaaatatgtttatatttaagTTAGGGTGggaaaatatatgaaatataaattttagtttcGGATTACAATgggttaaataaaaataaattattaatttatttttatttgttaaaaacttACTTTAAAAATACTTGTATTGGTCCATTTAATAAAAACTCACCGTATTCATCCGTTTTGTTGGGATAAATATCTAATCCACCTAAATATCAATACTGGTGTATCTTCTTGTATAAGAAACAAATAGCTAATTTCTAAggctaaaaaaataaactaattagttttaattgataatatcgtattaattttattttaaagatattcaTAAAAGTAAACAGCGTACTTACTTTCctattctttttttaattatgaatgtTTAGCAAAACAAtgttcctttttattttttactttttaaattttaagataacacacatatatatatatattcaattatGCCCTTAATTTAAATGATATTGAAAAAAGTAGTTATGGTAATATGAAGTATATTGACTCATAAacttatactaaaataaaataaaataaactaaaataagaaacttacttaaaatagcatgaaaaatataaaaaataagcaAGTAAACATTTTGTTAgtttaagtaataaaaaatcCCTTAAAGGACTGTTATAAAGGAAAAACTTATGTTTAATGACATTGCTTTTTTTAGCctgacattttttaaatgttttgctttctatttaatatcattttcaaagttaaaaaaaatattaattttatttatttatttatagtatttgtACTTAATCTTCAATTATATATGTGTATAGATATGTGCTTACTGTgatatgaaaatgaaaagagaaaaatataacattttataaatatttgattaaagTCAAATTTCTTGAAAGGAAAAAACTCTAAATGTTATCTAATAAATGTAAGTTTTGATTAATATGACAAAACGCTAATTAATGTCTTAAAGATATcatttaagaagaaaaaaaatattaaaaatatttttcactctgataaatagaatataaaaattatttaaacctAGTTCGTAAAGTATagtcaaaattatttaattgcGAGAGTCTTGAGACACCTACTAGTGagattgaaattattattacttaCTTTGTACCCTATGGGTATattatcttatttatattaaattatatttaaaaaaaaaactcatccAGAAATTATCAATGTACTGTTCGTTTAGGAAGTTAGTGTTGCGTCATAATTTTGTTCTGAAAAGGCACCTCAATGGATTAGAGTAAGAGAATATATATAAACTACCATTAACATCGAGTGATGTAAGACTATAATcgtaatatttaatattttttataactattatCGTATAAGAAAAATGTCAATTCGGGAGGGGAGAGGTATTATAAACACATGTTGTGAATACTATTATTTCTGACAAAGACAAATgggtatattttttatttttttttatgcttcACAagtggacattttataattaacAAAACTCATGAAATATGCGATGGTAGTTGAAGGAGAGTAACTACCAAAATTATAAATGTACTGAATTATAATTTATGACTATGAATTTAAATAGATTTGACGAACCTTTTCAATTTTGGATGGCCATTTACTggtctttcttttatttttataaaaatatttcaaatgtgAATAACGTTTTATTTATATGCATCttggataaaaatattatattattatttaataaaaaagtttaattaaattttaaatgtattataaatttaagtatttttaattaagtttcaattaaaaaaattgttctatcaatcacttaaaatatatatttatattttcaattgtatttttgttgtctaatttttattttatcttactGTCTTATGGGATTTCGCTATTAATATAAAATGGTATTGTGAAAATGACAAgagatattattatttttattaaaaacaagggacatttattatttttattaaataataattttcaatgaGTTGTGAAAATTGTATGGTTTTAAAAGTTCCCCATTTAGAACAAGTCCGAGTTTTAAATATTGTATAAGATATATTAATAATCACGTGCAACTTTCTATCATGTTAAACCTTATTGAAACTTAGCTTTATTAGGGATGATAATTTGTCTGCCTTGTATTTAGTCCATAAAAAGCAGATTGGACCCGTtcatttcatataaaatttACGAGTTAATTTTGTTAGTTCATTTCATATAATATTTGGGTTGGACTTACGAGTTAACTTCCATaaacaaaatcttaaaaaaaaactacatccAAATGTTgtaacaataatttattttaatgttttataagtttgtcattaagaataaaatttaaataagttaaataaacatataatgttaatattttatatcaaGTAAATACGTCAAAATTAGATTTTTATAAACAAGGAAACATCTATTTAgaaaaaaactataataatgtgtcttaattttaaaaatattattattgttttatttcaatattaaaatatattaattttttctattatggATTATGAGGATCAATCTGTCCCACTACGACATTTACCCGCGTAGACTTCTGGTTAACCAATTAGATTAAAATCTTAAGTACTTTTGTCTTCCACGAAATAGGTTTGAAGTCAGAGATTCAACAGCGACAATTTGTATGCATACTTTTATAAATCTATGGAAAAAAATGCTTAGAATAGTTGTTGTGTACAattcaacaagaaaaaaaaatgatttaagatacatatatattatagtGGAGATGGTTGTTTGATAAAATGCACATAACTATGGTTGACCATAATAAGAAACTTTGTCGGTATACTTTGATCGCTTTTCAACTTTAGCCTTCTCACTTTTAGTATCCTTAGATAATCAACTTagtattttattcatttttattattatcacaacaatttttataagattaatatttcttattttccaacaaaaaaaactcatttt
Proteins encoded in this region:
- the LOC137831679 gene encoding respiratory burst oxidase homolog protein B — encoded protein: MEIEEHQIESWSEAGSSGSRSTRVGFSGPMSGPLVTNKKTSKKSARFKDDEELVEITLDVRDDVVSVQNIRGGDPETALLASRLEKRPSSLSVRLRQVSQELKRMTSSKKFDRVDRTKSGAARALRGFKFMTKNVGSEGWSQVEKRFLDLAVEGKLPKTRFGQCIGMQESKEFAGELFDALSRRRGITSASITKDELREFWEQITDQSFDSRLQTFFDMVDKNADGRITQEEVQEIIGLSASANKLSKLQERSDEYAALIMEELDPDNLGYIELHNLEMLLLQAPAQSTHITTDSRVMSQMLSQKLVPTKEYNPIKRGFRALAYFVEDNWKRIWVIALWLAICAALFTWKFIEYKHRAVFKVMGYCVTSAKGAAETLKFNMALILLPVCRNTITWLRSKTKLGMAVPFDDNINFHKVIAFGIAVGVGIHAIAHLTCDFPRLLHTTEEEYEPMKPFFGEDRPNDYWWFVKGTEGWTGITIVVLMAIAFTLAQPWFRRNRLKLPKPLKKLTGFNAFWYSHHLFVIVYGLLIVHGYYLYLTKKWYKKTTWMYIAIPVILYACERLLRAFRSGNKSVKILKVAVYPGNVLALHVSKPQGFKYSSGQYIFVNCSDVSPFQWHPFSITSAPGDDYVSVHIRTLGDWTSQLKNVFAKACQPASGDQSGLLRADMLQGNNIPRMPKLLIDGPYGAPAQDYKNYEVILLVGLGIGATPLISILKDVLNNMKQQKDLEEGIVESGVKNKRKPFATNRAYFYWVTREQGSFEWFKGVMDEVAEYDKDGIIELHNYCTSVYEEGDARSALITMLQSLHHAKSGVDIVSGTRVKTHFARPNWRSVFKHTALKHPGKRVGVFYCGAHTLVGELKRLSLDFSRKTNTKFDFHKENF